DNA sequence from the Vicia villosa cultivar HV-30 ecotype Madison, WI linkage group LG3, Vvil1.0, whole genome shotgun sequence genome:
TACTTGAACTCTTCTTTCCTTGCATCTCACTTAGTTTGGTTATTTCTGAATACTGCTCTATTTTCTCAACAATCATAACTCCTTCTATATTTTTCCTTTTGGTTACCAAACAGCTCAAACCAGCATCGGACTCACCTTTATTAGAAATCTGCAATAACATGCAGTCTCCAACAACATTCTCAAGATCCGGTATTTTCTTTGTCATTGTTCCATCATCCCAATATCCCTTATATATTGTTCCATTTGAACATGTGTACTTTCCTTTACCATGAAGAAATTTACCTTTGAAATTACCAACACAGACATCTCCATTTGCAAATCTATAAACTCCAGATCCATGTCTCACTCCCTTTGACCAGCAACCATCAAAAACATCACCATTAGCCCACTTCATAATCCCTTTTCCATCTGCTTTATTGTTCTTCCAATTTCCAATGTAAACACTTCCATCCTTCCAAGTGTATGTGCCATTATCATGGAGACAATTTTTGTCGAAATTTCCCACATAATTTGTTCCTGATGGCCATATCAGCAATCCTTTTCCGGTAATTTTTCCCTTAACCCAATCGCCCTCAAATATTATTTCATCATTCGACCATGCGCTCTCACCTTTTCTATGGAAATGGCTATTCTTCAAGCCACCAGTATAGACATCACCATTTGCAAATCTATAAACTCCAGACCTTAAGCGTCCATTCGACCAACAACCATCTAAAACATCGCCGCTAGCCCACTTTATAATCCCCCTTCCATCTCTTTTATTGTTTTTCCAATTTCCAATGTAGATATTTCTATTCTTACCACCCATTAGAGAATAATTCTTCGACAGTTCGCCCTTATACTTTTTTCCGCATGGCCATATGACCCGCCCTTTTCCGGTTCTCTTTCCATCAACCCAATCACCCTCGTAAATTGTTCCGTTTGACCATGTATACTTTCCCTTGCCATGGAAAAGTTTACTCTTGAATTCACCAAAGTAGACCCCATTGAAAAGGGACTTCTCTTTAAAACTACAATATACAAGAAACCATGAATCAGACAAAAGCATAACTAAATAGAGTACtggttttttatgaatattaccTTCCACTGTTTTCCATGATTTGCAAAGTTTCACAACAGAGTATTCTGAGAAACATTATAAATAATTAGTCTCAAAACATaaccaaagaaaaataattatgaatACTATTCATGCAAATTTCTACAAAGACAGAATGATTACTAATAAGAAAGAGATGAAAGAGAAAAGTGGTGTATACCAGGTTTTCTGATCTTGTTTTCTCCTCAGGATTCTCTACACTTTTGATCATTCTCTAAATCTTCTATTTATAATCACAATTTAGGGTTTATACTTTAGGAAGCAAAATATTCATACGGTGTATTTACATAAAATGCCATATTATTACTAATTTCAGTAAAtacataaacttttattttactttataaaaatgtgttttaatgGACCATGGATTGGTTTAGTTATTTTATTAACATGGTTTTAAAATAGGGATTTCAAGCAagtttcaaatatacattttcaaATAGAAATTTActcatttaatattttaaagttaAATATTTTTAGCACCTATGAGTATAAGTTGTGAATAGTtgcaaattattttgaaattttaatttgttttaaaataaaataaaacaaaataatatgacATTGAATTATATTATTTCATTGATGAAGAGTATTCGTATAATCAACTAAATTCAAAGGTAGGGAAGTATTcacctattttaaatttaaaaaacaaacttctAAAAATGACGATACCAATctta
Encoded proteins:
- the LOC131656338 gene encoding phosphatidylinositol 4-phosphate 5-kinase 4-like, giving the protein MENSGSFKEKSLFNGVYFGEFKSKLFHGKGKYTWSNGTIYEGDWVDGKRTGKGRVIWPCGKKYKGELSKNYSLMGGKNRNIYIGNWKNNKRDGRGIIKWASGDVLDGCWSNGRLRSGVYRFANGDVYTGGLKNSHFHRKGESAWSNDEIIFEGDWVKGKITGKGLLIWPSGTNYVGNFDKNCLHDNGTYTWKDGSVYIGNWKNNKADGKGIMKWANGDVFDGCWSKGVRHGSGVYRFANGDVCVGNFKGKFLHGKGKYTCSNGTIYKGYWDDGTMTKKIPDLENVVGDCMLLQISNKGESDAGLSCLVTKRKNIEGVMIVEKIEQYSEITKLSEMQGKKSSSISTFFKTVKAKLQRNLQLRI